Proteins encoded in a region of the Zea mays cultivar B73 chromosome 4, Zm-B73-REFERENCE-NAM-5.0, whole genome shotgun sequence genome:
- the LOC109945653 gene encoding subtilisin inhibitor 1, with amino-acid sequence MGRGGLSARSATAVVVDGGDNKELKSSWPETVGKHMVEAIAIIKSERQDVILELHTADDPQPPDYNDQRVCLFLDDSLIVVRTPVVG; translated from the coding sequence ATGGGGCGCGGCGGTCTGTCGGCAAGGAGCGCCACCGCCGTCGTCGTCGACGGTGGGGACAATAAGGAGCTGAAGTCGTCGTGGCCGGAGACGGTCGGGAAGCACATGGTGGAGGCGATCGCCATCATCAAGTCGGAGAGGCAGGACGTCATCCTGGAGCTCCACACCGCCGACGACCCGCAGCCGCCGGACTACAACGACCAGCGCGTCTGCCTCTTCCTCGACGACAGCCTGATCGTCGTCAGGACGCCCGTCGTCGGCTAG